In a genomic window of Aggregatimonas sangjinii:
- a CDS encoding ABC transporter permease, protein MFRNSLKVALRGFIRNRMFTGFNLLSLVIGLLVSYVAIGYIGFEYSYDTFHDGSENIYRLARTYRGQDYSVIGFKNDATAADQVAQMDEFKNIPGVEHAAQFIISNNAEYLKWNNDSIPENDFLTTNTPADFVGLFTWKPLHGSLSDFGNGINKMILTESSAQKVFGTAMERPDKLIGEAISVGDESYRLVAIIEDVPENSHFSFSVALNTPEIEYWGSRIYFGIADTANYADMKSRINAAMASINPRMVNDPLYKRDFLQPLEDIHLKSNILYETKVPGNYQYIMILGFFALFIIAITLFNYTNFTVAVKSKHGKSIGIKKAMGAKNNAIALQFFVEGIFLAVLALPIVAILIPLLIPFFNDQMGVAINVQLFDDVKTLLFLVLLAVFLGAFASITPAVLFSRKKALTLFKENLKANRFEHFSLRKYLLVSQFVILISISSVSYFVMRQMDFIENKDLGFQKEGILYAYTSPENLDFFQEQLRLAPEIKNVGNGSSFGIETFNKATYRLQDSQEVFGDANQLYLDYRALQAYDLETTLGTLSSERVLNGERVTLINRTAAERFSKLKNIPMADLIGTTVITEPEYISEEGQVGFPFTIGGIFEDVNVFSLREKLEPYFITVSPRVRMGGMSIVSFDPENTAQVVDKINSLHAELREPYPLEIEFLSQNLKTLYNQDRQTANLVFWLNCIAVLLAVLGIIGITLFLVISRTKEIGIRKVLGASELSIIKSTIREYVLFIAIALVISWPLGLFISTNWLSNFAYRIDIQQVVFLAVGVLTFIFTALLVGAVAFRAARANPAKSLRTE, encoded by the coding sequence ATGTTTAGGAACAGTCTAAAAGTGGCCTTAAGGGGTTTTATTAGAAATCGGATGTTTACGGGATTCAACCTTCTCAGTTTGGTCATAGGGCTTTTGGTGTCTTATGTGGCCATAGGGTACATCGGTTTTGAATACAGCTACGATACATTTCATGACGGTTCCGAAAACATTTATCGATTGGCGCGCACCTATCGAGGACAGGATTACAGCGTAATCGGTTTTAAGAACGACGCAACAGCTGCGGATCAGGTCGCACAGATGGATGAATTCAAAAATATTCCGGGTGTCGAGCATGCGGCGCAGTTCATTATCTCGAACAATGCCGAGTATCTTAAGTGGAACAACGATAGCATTCCCGAAAATGATTTTCTGACTACGAATACGCCTGCTGATTTTGTCGGGCTTTTTACGTGGAAACCTTTACACGGAAGTTTATCTGATTTTGGAAATGGAATCAATAAAATGATACTTACCGAATCTTCGGCTCAGAAGGTATTCGGTACAGCTATGGAACGTCCCGATAAGTTGATCGGGGAAGCGATTTCCGTCGGAGACGAAAGTTACCGTTTGGTGGCCATTATCGAAGACGTTCCGGAAAACTCCCATTTTTCCTTTTCGGTCGCATTAAATACCCCGGAAATCGAGTACTGGGGAAGTCGGATTTATTTTGGTATCGCCGATACTGCGAATTATGCGGATATGAAGAGCCGTATCAATGCGGCCATGGCATCCATTAATCCCCGAATGGTCAATGACCCACTATATAAAAGGGATTTTTTACAACCTCTTGAAGACATCCATCTCAAGTCGAATATTCTTTACGAGACTAAAGTGCCCGGAAACTATCAATATATTATGATTTTGGGCTTTTTCGCTTTGTTCATCATCGCGATAACACTATTTAACTATACGAATTTTACCGTGGCCGTAAAATCAAAACATGGCAAATCCATAGGCATAAAAAAGGCAATGGGCGCAAAGAACAATGCCATAGCCCTTCAGTTTTTCGTTGAAGGAATCTTCCTTGCGGTTTTGGCGCTTCCCATAGTGGCGATTTTGATTCCATTGTTGATTCCATTTTTTAATGATCAAATGGGCGTGGCCATCAACGTTCAGCTTTTTGACGATGTAAAAACACTTTTGTTCTTGGTGCTTTTGGCTGTTTTTCTGGGAGCCTTCGCCAGTATTACACCTGCCGTTCTTTTTTCCAGAAAGAAGGCGTTGACGCTTTTCAAGGAAAATTTGAAGGCCAATCGTTTTGAGCACTTTTCCCTTCGCAAATACCTTCTGGTAAGTCAATTCGTGATACTCATTTCCATCTCCTCGGTATCCTACTTTGTTATGCGACAAATGGATTTTATTGAAAACAAGGATTTGGGGTTCCAAAAAGAAGGAATTTTGTATGCTTATACTTCTCCTGAAAACCTGGATTTCTTTCAGGAACAGTTGCGACTGGCCCCGGAAATAAAGAACGTTGGAAACGGCTCTTCCTTTGGTATTGAGACATTCAACAAGGCCACCTATCGATTGCAGGATAGCCAGGAAGTCTTTGGTGATGCGAACCAACTCTACCTGGATTATCGCGCCCTACAAGCCTATGACCTTGAGACCACCTTGGGCACCCTGTCATCGGAACGTGTTTTGAACGGGGAACGGGTTACTTTGATCAATCGCACCGCCGCAGAACGATTTTCCAAATTGAAAAATATTCCCATGGCAGACTTGATCGGTACGACCGTCATTACCGAACCGGAATACATTTCCGAAGAAGGTCAAGTAGGTTTTCCCTTTACCATCGGTGGAATTTTTGAGGATGTCAACGTATTTTCCCTTCGGGAGAAGCTGGAACCCTATTTTATTACAGTGTCTCCCCGCGTTCGTATGGGCGGAATGAGCATTGTTTCTTTTGACCCTGAAAACACCGCTCAGGTGGTCGATAAAATTAATTCACTACATGCCGAACTTCGAGAACCTTATCCTTTGGAAATTGAGTTTTTGAGTCAAAATCTTAAGACACTCTATAATCAGGATAGGCAGACCGCCAATCTCGTTTTCTGGCTCAACTGTATTGCCGTTCTGCTGGCGGTCCTAGGAATTATAGGGATTACCTTGTTCTTGGTGATTTCGCGTACCAAGGAAATCGGTATTCGAAAGGTCTTGGGCGCTTCCGAGCTTTCCATTATAAAAAGCACTATCCGGGAATACGTACTCTTTATTGCCATTGCCTTGGTCATCAGTTGGCCGCTAGGCTTGTTCATTAGCACCAATTGGCTATCGAATTTTGCCTACAGGATCGATATACAGCAAGTAGTGTTCTTAGCGGTGGGAGTACTTACATTCATTTTTACCGCCCTATTGGTAGGAGCTGTTGCGTTCAGGGCGGCCCGGGCCAATCCCGCAAAGAGTTTGCGAACGGAGTAA
- a CDS encoding Crp/Fnr family transcriptional regulator, translated as MIVVDYIKQISPISDVAAAELESRITISFEKKGKVLLKEGEVCSQIYFMQFGFAHQFKWDGTSKISNYFWSNHDFVTHMISFLTQSACEENIELLNDSKLYSLTYQDLQFMYREYPEFNHFGRVMLEKYFVDLAKLGALSKVRPALKRYELLLAEWPELFQLATSGQIASYLNMTQETLSRIRAKKL; from the coding sequence ATGATTGTCGTCGACTACATTAAACAAATCAGTCCCATAAGTGATGTGGCGGCGGCGGAGTTGGAATCAAGAATTACTATTAGTTTCGAGAAAAAAGGTAAAGTGCTCTTGAAGGAAGGGGAGGTGTGTTCTCAGATTTATTTTATGCAATTCGGTTTTGCACATCAATTCAAATGGGACGGTACAAGTAAAATATCCAATTATTTCTGGAGTAACCACGACTTCGTAACCCACATGATATCATTTTTGACCCAATCGGCATGTGAGGAAAATATAGAGCTGTTGAATGATAGTAAGTTGTATTCGCTTACTTACCAAGACCTTCAATTCATGTATCGGGAGTATCCGGAGTTCAATCATTTCGGTAGGGTCATGTTGGAAAAGTATTTTGTAGACTTGGCCAAATTGGGGGCACTTTCAAAAGTAAGGCCAGCCCTCAAGCGCTACGAATTATTGCTCGCTGAGTGGCCAGAACTTTTTCAACTGGCTACTTCGGGACAAATCGCCTCCTATTTGAATATGACCCAGGAAACATTGAGTCGAATTAGGGCGAAAAAACTCTGA
- a CDS encoding ABC transporter ATP-binding protein, whose product MLLQLNNVFKWVQQGGQRVFLLKDINLQVEEGEFISVMGPSGSGKSTLLNVIGMLDSFDEGEYSFLDEPVHQLKEKHRSNLYKQYIGFVFQAYHLIDELTVYENLEMPLLYKKMKGSERKAMVADMLDRFNIVGKKDLFPTQLSGGQQQLVGVARALITKPKLILADEPTGNLNSKQGEEIMELFKELNDQGVTIIQVTHSEKNAEYGKRVIHLLDGRKVDGLG is encoded by the coding sequence ATGCTACTACAACTAAACAACGTTTTTAAGTGGGTACAACAGGGCGGACAACGGGTGTTCCTTCTAAAAGACATCAATCTTCAAGTCGAGGAAGGCGAGTTTATCTCCGTTATGGGCCCGTCGGGTTCCGGTAAATCCACCTTGCTCAACGTCATCGGTATGCTCGACAGTTTCGATGAAGGGGAGTATAGTTTTTTGGATGAGCCCGTACATCAGCTTAAGGAAAAACATCGCTCCAATTTGTACAAGCAATACATCGGCTTCGTTTTTCAGGCTTATCACTTGATCGATGAGTTAACGGTCTATGAAAACTTGGAAATGCCCTTGTTGTACAAAAAAATGAAAGGTTCGGAGCGCAAGGCCATGGTGGCCGATATGCTCGACCGTTTTAATATCGTTGGTAAGAAAGACTTGTTTCCCACCCAATTGAGTGGTGGCCAGCAACAACTTGTGGGTGTGGCGCGTGCACTTATTACCAAACCAAAACTTATTCTAGCGGATGAACCTACGGGAAACCTGAACTCGAAACAAGGGGAAGAGATTATGGAGCTTTTTAAAGAGTTGAACGATCAGGGGGTTACCATTATACAGGTTACCCATTCCGAAAAAAATGCGGAATATGGTAAAAGGGTCATTCATTTGTTGGATGGACGCAAGGTCGATGGGCTTGGCTGA
- a CDS encoding ABC transporter permease: protein MYRLFLKIATRYLIKNKLYSFINIFGLAVGVASFILIMLYVNYEYSYDTFEGSENVQRVYMDYTEDGVFVPGDAQTYNLSGPTLEAAFPEIQEFVRLAHMDNVTFKFNNKSIRGERGALADASIFEVLDYELTEGDENTVLKEPYSILLTASLAQKIFGDEEPIGKSLSVVYRGETLFKVSGILKDIGKNTHMKNDFLMSFNTALTWEGYPDNPEQNWTGNNLFTYIKLDENTNVDIFKQKVMDFKVDALPFERHNIEPLEDIHLYSDKPYEAEANGSASRVRFLLAIALIIIILSWLNYINLSTAKSLERAKETGIRKVAGAQKPQIILQSLLESLLLNGTAIVIALAIVLIVLPVFNNYIGKELTVGLSNLKDFLPMIGFILFGTLVSGIYPAFVLSNYTPAKALKGKISTSGSGVVIRKALITGQFLATIILLTGTIVVTKQINFLQDQPIGANLDQVVALNGKIISGSQDSLANTDFEILERELKKLPFVKGVALAQTYPGGDYNNLNSGVGITFPDGTRDDKRIWYNYAVQPDYFEVMEMEFVAGSPFRKTSEGYSNSIVMNERFIKHMGIGNAKKAVDKIVKMGGEDWIIKGVIKDYHHFGLKTGIEPFILRHATQRSNLLVKLDQKILSTMGMTTALSQIGNIWKEIAPESTFDYTFLDQNFEAQYNEDKAFGSAFQIFTILAILIASMGLFGLTSYTILQRKKEIGIRKVNGATIAQILSLLNKDFVQWVGLAFLIAIPISWYIMHSWLQGFAYKTAMSWWIFALAGITALFIALLTVSWQSFRAAMANPVEALKEE, encoded by the coding sequence ATGTATAGACTATTCCTGAAAATCGCAACGCGATATCTGATCAAGAACAAACTGTATTCCTTTATCAACATTTTTGGGTTGGCCGTTGGGGTAGCATCATTTATTCTGATCATGTTGTACGTGAATTACGAATACAGCTACGATACATTCGAAGGCAGCGAGAATGTGCAACGGGTGTATATGGACTATACCGAGGATGGCGTTTTTGTTCCCGGAGACGCGCAAACCTATAATCTAAGCGGGCCAACCCTCGAGGCGGCATTTCCTGAGATTCAGGAATTCGTAAGATTGGCGCACATGGACAATGTCACGTTTAAGTTCAATAATAAAAGTATCCGAGGAGAAAGAGGAGCTTTGGCCGATGCATCGATTTTTGAGGTGTTAGACTATGAGTTGACCGAAGGGGATGAGAATACGGTGCTAAAGGAACCTTACAGCATCTTATTGACGGCCTCTTTGGCTCAGAAAATTTTTGGGGACGAAGAACCGATCGGAAAATCGCTTTCTGTGGTTTATCGGGGAGAAACACTATTTAAAGTCAGTGGTATTTTGAAAGATATCGGGAAAAATACGCACATGAAGAACGATTTCCTGATGTCTTTCAATACTGCCTTAACTTGGGAAGGCTATCCCGACAACCCCGAACAGAACTGGACTGGTAATAACCTCTTTACCTACATTAAACTTGATGAGAATACCAATGTTGACATTTTCAAGCAAAAGGTCATGGACTTCAAAGTGGACGCATTGCCCTTCGAAAGACATAATATTGAACCCCTGGAAGATATTCATTTATATTCCGATAAGCCCTATGAAGCAGAGGCGAACGGTAGCGCAAGTAGGGTGCGTTTTTTATTGGCGATAGCATTGATCATCATCATTCTTTCGTGGCTCAACTACATAAATCTTTCAACCGCCAAATCTTTGGAGCGGGCGAAGGAAACCGGGATCCGGAAGGTAGCGGGTGCCCAAAAGCCGCAAATCATCTTACAATCTCTTTTAGAATCGTTGCTTTTGAACGGTACCGCAATTGTTATAGCATTGGCTATCGTACTAATCGTATTGCCCGTTTTCAATAATTATATCGGTAAGGAATTGACCGTAGGTCTCTCGAACCTTAAGGACTTTTTACCGATGATAGGCTTTATTCTATTCGGGACTTTAGTATCGGGAATATATCCTGCTTTCGTGCTAAGCAACTATACTCCTGCCAAGGCGTTGAAGGGAAAAATCAGCACGTCGGGAAGTGGCGTGGTCATACGTAAGGCATTGATTACTGGCCAGTTTTTAGCAACCATCATATTGCTTACAGGCACTATCGTGGTGACCAAACAAATCAATTTTCTTCAAGACCAGCCGATTGGTGCGAATCTCGATCAAGTCGTTGCCTTAAATGGAAAAATAATTAGCGGGAGTCAAGATTCTCTGGCAAATACTGATTTCGAAATACTGGAAAGAGAGTTGAAGAAATTACCCTTTGTAAAAGGTGTAGCCCTTGCCCAAACATATCCAGGCGGTGATTACAACAATTTGAATTCAGGTGTTGGGATTACATTTCCCGACGGAACGAGGGACGATAAGCGAATATGGTACAACTACGCCGTTCAACCAGATTATTTTGAGGTAATGGAAATGGAGTTTGTTGCAGGAAGTCCTTTTCGTAAAACCTCTGAAGGATACAGCAACAGCATCGTCATGAACGAGCGGTTCATCAAACATATGGGAATTGGCAATGCGAAAAAGGCCGTAGATAAAATAGTAAAAATGGGAGGCGAAGATTGGATTATTAAGGGAGTCATCAAGGACTATCACCATTTTGGTCTAAAGACTGGGATCGAACCCTTTATTTTACGCCATGCTACACAAAGAAGTAATCTTTTGGTGAAACTCGATCAAAAAATACTGTCCACTATGGGAATGACCACGGCACTTTCCCAAATTGGAAATATATGGAAGGAAATAGCTCCGGAAAGCACATTCGACTATACTTTTCTTGACCAAAATTTCGAAGCACAATACAATGAGGACAAGGCCTTCGGGTCGGCATTCCAGATTTTTACCATACTGGCGATATTGATAGCATCAATGGGCCTTTTTGGCCTCACCTCGTACACCATATTACAACGTAAAAAAGAAATCGGTATCCGAAAGGTCAATGGTGCAACGATCGCTCAGATTTTAAGTCTTTTAAACAAAGATTTTGTACAATGGGTCGGTCTTGCATTTCTCATAGCGATACCCATTTCTTGGTATATCATGCACTCTTGGTTACAAGGGTTTGCCTATAAAACTGCAATGAGCTGGTGGATTTTTGCCTTGGCAGGGATAACGGCATTGTTCATCGCCTTGCTAACGGTGAGCTGGCAAAGCTTTAGGGCGGCAATGGCGAATCCTGTGGAAGCATTAAAAGAAGAATGA
- a CDS encoding ABC transporter permease, whose protein sequence is MLKNYLKIGWRNLMKDKTFTFLNVVGLSVAFGVAILLSMAAFFDLSYDNFHENGDRIYQVYSTQQTPKGPEAGTSQPAPFADALRSEVPGVDKITRFLEQEALTIYGEKEINLNGVWLDSAFFEMFTFPVLKGNKNNPMQEKSSVVITEETSNKLFGSAEAIGETIAILIDGKEEPFTVAAVVGNHDRQNSLEFEIAIPFESHAGYLENMETWNAQYHQVFMQLQSGVSAQQFEKNTRSFVDLHYKETIEDLKRDGAIADSDGQYRQIGLLPLKDVHFASFRKGYAEVVRIVPYLILGVAFLILFIACVNFINMSIAKSAQRLREIGMRKTLGAQKKQLFFQFWSESLFVFLASVAIGILLCALLIDSFKTMFRTDISLDMLSSPFAILGIFTVVFLITLLVGGYPALSLSRLGTIQSLKGKLESSGNNRVRNILMVVQFGIAILLISGTLVLWGQVDYMRNKDLGFEKEQVLSFPIDGKKNSYEAIQLLREELVGNPDILSVTASSNNLGRGKDGSQHTSIWGFDYKERGVSTHTLVVDYDYLETLGLELVQGRSFDKNYAGDTQSVIINESMAQELGEPDPLSAFLPMSDSLRLPIIGVVKDYNFQDVSKSIEPLTFFLDRDSGLSYAFVKVAPVNMASSFEAVERAWKKIEPNAEFLGSFLDENVDRTFRREKTMATMIASGSIIAIALSCIGLFAMSLLIVAQRTKEIGVRKVLGASVSSITVLLTKDFLKLVLISFFIASPIAWYFLKQWLENYAYKIDLGLWFFVAAGLLAMVIALLTVGTRTIRAAMQNPVKSLRTE, encoded by the coding sequence ATGCTTAAAAACTATCTAAAAATCGGTTGGCGAAACCTTATGAAGGATAAAACCTTTACCTTTTTGAACGTGGTTGGCCTTTCCGTCGCCTTTGGAGTTGCCATTTTACTATCGATGGCTGCTTTTTTTGACCTTTCGTACGATAATTTCCATGAGAACGGAGATCGAATTTATCAGGTGTATTCCACCCAACAAACCCCAAAAGGTCCGGAAGCGGGAACCAGCCAGCCGGCACCTTTTGCAGATGCACTGAGAAGCGAAGTACCCGGAGTCGATAAAATCACGCGTTTTTTGGAACAGGAAGCGCTTACGATTTACGGTGAGAAAGAAATCAATCTCAATGGCGTATGGCTCGACAGCGCGTTTTTTGAGATGTTCACATTTCCTGTTTTAAAGGGGAACAAGAACAATCCAATGCAAGAAAAATCTTCGGTGGTCATCACTGAAGAAACATCCAATAAACTGTTCGGCAGTGCCGAGGCCATTGGCGAAACCATCGCTATCCTGATTGATGGAAAAGAAGAACCTTTTACCGTAGCCGCCGTGGTAGGGAATCACGACAGGCAGAACAGTTTGGAGTTTGAAATCGCGATTCCCTTCGAGAGCCATGCCGGTTACCTCGAAAATATGGAAACGTGGAATGCCCAGTACCATCAGGTTTTTATGCAATTGCAATCTGGTGTTTCTGCCCAACAGTTCGAAAAAAACACCCGTTCTTTTGTAGACCTACACTACAAAGAGACCATTGAAGATTTAAAACGCGATGGGGCAATAGCCGACTCGGACGGACAGTATCGTCAAATCGGACTGTTACCCTTGAAAGACGTTCATTTTGCTAGTTTTAGAAAGGGCTATGCTGAGGTCGTGCGAATTGTTCCTTATCTTATTTTAGGGGTGGCCTTTCTTATTTTGTTTATCGCCTGCGTGAATTTTATCAATATGAGTATTGCCAAAAGCGCACAACGGCTAAGGGAAATAGGCATGCGCAAGACCTTGGGCGCACAGAAAAAGCAGTTGTTTTTTCAATTTTGGAGCGAAAGCCTCTTTGTGTTCTTAGCGTCGGTGGCCATAGGAATTCTTCTTTGTGCGTTGTTGATAGACAGTTTTAAGACGATGTTCCGTACCGACATTTCTTTAGATATGTTGTCTTCCCCATTCGCGATACTGGGCATTTTCACGGTCGTATTTTTAATAACCCTTCTTGTTGGGGGGTATCCTGCCTTATCCTTAAGCAGATTGGGAACCATTCAATCCTTAAAGGGAAAGTTGGAAAGTTCAGGAAATAACCGTGTTCGTAATATTTTAATGGTAGTGCAGTTCGGGATTGCCATTTTGCTTATTAGTGGAACCTTGGTGTTATGGGGCCAAGTGGATTATATGCGGAACAAAGACCTGGGATTCGAAAAGGAACAGGTACTTTCTTTTCCCATAGACGGTAAAAAGAACAGTTATGAAGCCATTCAGTTGCTAAGGGAAGAGCTCGTGGGAAATCCTGATATTTTGAGCGTAACAGCTTCCAGCAATAACCTGGGACGGGGAAAAGATGGAAGCCAGCACACTAGTATTTGGGGCTTCGATTATAAAGAAAGGGGGGTCAGTACCCATACTTTGGTGGTCGATTATGATTATCTAGAGACCTTAGGCCTTGAACTCGTACAAGGTCGATCTTTCGATAAGAACTATGCCGGCGACACTCAAAGCGTCATTATCAATGAAAGTATGGCCCAAGAACTGGGCGAACCAGACCCCTTGTCCGCTTTCCTTCCAATGAGCGATAGTCTTAGATTACCGATTATTGGTGTCGTAAAAGATTATAATTTTCAGGATGTTTCAAAATCGATCGAACCCCTGACCTTTTTCTTGGATAGGGATTCGGGTCTGTCATACGCCTTCGTAAAGGTGGCACCGGTTAATATGGCGAGTTCATTTGAAGCCGTTGAGCGGGCTTGGAAAAAAATAGAGCCGAATGCGGAGTTTCTTGGATCATTTTTGGATGAAAATGTAGATCGTACCTTCCGAAGGGAAAAAACCATGGCCACCATGATAGCTAGCGGCTCTATTATCGCGATTGCCCTGAGCTGTATCGGGTTGTTCGCTATGTCGCTCTTGATAGTTGCACAGCGCACGAAGGAAATCGGGGTACGGAAAGTATTGGGCGCGAGTGTTTCCTCGATTACCGTTTTATTGACCAAAGATTTTCTGAAATTGGTTTTGATCTCTTTTTTCATCGCCTCGCCCATAGCATGGTATTTTCTCAAGCAATGGCTTGAAAATTATGCGTATAAGATAGATCTAGGCCTATGGTTTTTTGTTGCAGCTGGCCTTTTGGCAATGGTGATAGCCCTGTTGACCGTGGGTACTAGAACGATCAGGGCTGCGATGCAGAATCCGGTAAAGAGTTTGCGAACGGAATAG
- a CDS encoding alanine/glycine:cation symporter family protein: MEVFNSFLKDANTYANWPMFILLIGGGLLLVFYSKFLPYRFFGHAIAITAGKYDDKNAKGDVSSFQALSAAVAATVGLGNISGVAIAIHDGGPGVVFWIWMTALIGMCIKFYSCSLSIMYRSTDSDGKLQGGPMYYITKGLGEKWRPLAIFFAICGLFGFLGVFTANQFTDTFMTVINPEENLVALGGTIEDPELYWKLSIGIVLAIVTSFVIFGGLTKIAKVASAIVPFMVAVYLIAVVVVMVMNASQVIPSLKMIVTEAWNFDTIVTGGFWGLVIIGVKRAMFSNEAGLGSAPMYHGQSKTDNPIKEGLVASLGPFIDTILVCTFTAIVIILSGAYLEDSSGIVMTLSAFEKTLFGFGDDLLMIIVTAFALSTLFTYSYYGVKSLSFLTNAKIGNYYNIYFVLMIVFAAIASLELVKNLIDLSYALMVIPNMIAVLLLAPKVNAAAKDYFKKLKDGSA; this comes from the coding sequence ATGGAAGTTTTCAACAGTTTTTTAAAAGACGCCAATACCTATGCCAATTGGCCCATGTTCATTCTACTTATTGGCGGCGGGTTACTGTTGGTTTTTTACTCCAAATTTTTGCCCTATCGCTTTTTTGGGCATGCCATTGCCATCACGGCAGGAAAATATGATGATAAGAATGCCAAAGGTGATGTAAGTTCTTTTCAGGCGCTCTCCGCCGCTGTGGCCGCTACGGTTGGTTTGGGAAATATATCCGGGGTGGCAATTGCCATTCATGACGGTGGACCCGGAGTCGTTTTTTGGATATGGATGACAGCTTTGATTGGTATGTGTATCAAATTTTACAGTTGTAGTCTTTCGATAATGTACAGAAGCACCGATTCCGATGGGAAACTGCAAGGAGGGCCGATGTATTACATTACGAAAGGATTGGGAGAGAAGTGGCGTCCTTTGGCTATTTTCTTTGCGATTTGCGGGCTTTTTGGCTTTTTGGGCGTCTTTACCGCGAACCAATTTACCGATACCTTCATGACCGTTATCAATCCTGAGGAGAATCTTGTAGCCTTGGGCGGTACGATTGAAGACCCTGAGTTGTATTGGAAGCTTTCCATTGGTATCGTACTGGCTATAGTTACTTCATTCGTCATCTTTGGGGGACTCACCAAAATCGCTAAAGTGGCATCTGCAATCGTTCCCTTTATGGTCGCCGTATATTTGATTGCGGTGGTCGTTGTTATGGTGATGAATGCTTCCCAAGTCATTCCTTCCCTGAAAATGATCGTTACCGAAGCCTGGAACTTCGATACCATCGTTACGGGAGGTTTCTGGGGATTGGTCATCATTGGCGTGAAACGCGCAATGTTCTCTAACGAAGCAGGTCTCGGATCTGCACCAATGTACCACGGGCAATCAAAAACCGACAACCCGATCAAGGAAGGATTAGTGGCAAGTTTGGGGCCTTTTATCGATACCATTCTCGTTTGTACTTTTACTGCGATTGTCATTATCCTGAGTGGGGCGTATCTTGAGGATAGCAGCGGAATCGTAATGACCTTGAGCGCCTTCGAAAAAACCCTTTTCGGATTTGGCGATGATTTATTGATGATCATTGTCACCGCGTTTGCACTTTCTACCTTGTTTACCTATTCATATTATGGTGTAAAGAGTTTATCGTTTTTGACAAATGCCAAAATCGGAAACTATTACAATATTTATTTTGTATTAATGATTGTTTTCGCGGCTATAGCCTCCTTGGAATTGGTAAAAAACTTGATTGACCTTTCTTACGCACTAATGGTCATACCCAATATGATCGCGGTGCTGCTATTGGCACCGAAAGTGAACGCAGCGGCGAAAGACTATTTTAAAAAATTGAAAGATGGCAGCGCATAA
- a CDS encoding head GIN domain-containing protein, with the protein MKKRTTIAALLICIITTTAQKRIKGSGNVVTIERSTTDYDGISVGGFYNVELVAGNEGTIALTGEDNILNHIETEIKGGILVIKAKDNKNLVPSRGEGVLITVPFKNITSIRGSGSGKIIGKKTVDTKNLKIQTSGSRHLELNVKSNSVSVSTSGSSNVQLSGMTDKLEIRSSGSSNVDAYELVAEEATTTASGSSDARINVQESIKARTSGSGQVRYRGNPRKLDTRSSGSGEVVKEKEEF; encoded by the coding sequence ATGAAAAAACGAACAACCATTGCTGCACTACTCATCTGTATCATCACGACCACCGCACAGAAAAGAATAAAGGGCAGCGGTAATGTGGTGACCATCGAAAGGTCCACTACCGACTATGACGGTATTTCCGTCGGTGGTTTCTACAATGTTGAACTGGTCGCAGGTAACGAAGGTACAATAGCACTCACGGGTGAGGACAACATCTTAAACCATATCGAAACCGAGATAAAGGGGGGTATACTGGTCATAAAAGCTAAGGACAATAAAAACCTTGTGCCTTCCCGAGGTGAAGGGGTGTTGATTACGGTTCCTTTTAAGAACATAACTTCAATAAGGGGCTCGGGCTCAGGAAAAATTATCGGTAAAAAGACCGTTGACACGAAAAACCTAAAGATTCAAACCTCGGGCTCTAGACATTTGGAATTGAATGTTAAAAGTAATTCGGTCTCGGTATCCACATCAGGTTCAAGTAACGTACAGTTAAGCGGAATGACCGACAAACTGGAGATTCGATCTTCGGGATCCTCGAATGTGGATGCCTATGAGCTGGTGGCAGAAGAGGCGACGACAACGGCATCGGGCTCTTCGGATGCAAGAATAAATGTGCAAGAATCGATCAAGGCCAGAACTTCAGGTTCTGGACAGGTGCGTTATCGGGGTAATCCACGTAAACTAGATACCAGAAGCTCGGGTTCTGGAGAAGTTGTCAAGGAGAAAGAGGAATTCTAA